A window of Leptospira brenneri contains these coding sequences:
- a CDS encoding polysaccharide biosynthesis protein: MFNEKILLITGGTGSFGKAVLNRFLSSDIKEIRIFSRDEKKQDDLRKKYNNPKIKFFLGDVRDTSSLIGAFSGVDYIFHAAALKQVPSCEFFPMEAFKTNVIGTENVLQVAYDLGVKKIICLSTDKAVYPINAMGISKAMMEKVMVAKARTLIESKLIVCGTRYGNVMASRGSVIPLFVDQIFAGKPISITDPNMTRFMMTLEDAVELVLYAFKKGSSGDIFVQKAPAATIEVLAKAILSLLNKDDHPIQVIGTRHGEKLYETLLSREEMASAIDEGEYYRIPPDLRDLNYGKYVEEGEKEISISDDYNSHNTQRLNLAEMKRLLLKLDFIKNLVEGKPSEPWD; this comes from the coding sequence ATGTTTAATGAGAAAATACTACTAATCACTGGTGGAACTGGTTCTTTCGGAAAAGCTGTCCTCAATCGCTTTTTAAGCTCCGATATCAAAGAAATTAGAATTTTTAGCCGGGATGAAAAAAAACAAGATGATTTGCGTAAAAAGTATAACAATCCCAAAATTAAGTTTTTTTTGGGAGATGTGCGTGATACCTCGTCACTCATAGGAGCCTTTTCTGGTGTTGACTATATTTTTCACGCTGCAGCTTTAAAGCAAGTTCCGTCATGTGAATTTTTTCCTATGGAAGCGTTTAAAACAAATGTGATCGGCACTGAAAATGTTCTACAAGTAGCTTATGATTTGGGTGTCAAAAAAATAATTTGTTTAAGTACGGACAAAGCTGTTTATCCCATTAATGCGATGGGAATTTCCAAGGCAATGATGGAAAAAGTAATGGTTGCTAAAGCACGGACTTTGATTGAGAGCAAACTTATTGTTTGTGGAACCCGTTATGGAAATGTGATGGCATCACGAGGATCTGTAATTCCTCTTTTTGTAGATCAAATTTTCGCAGGTAAACCTATTTCAATAACCGATCCAAATATGACGCGTTTTATGATGACATTAGAAGATGCCGTTGAATTGGTTTTATATGCATTCAAAAAAGGATCTAGTGGAGATATATTTGTTCAAAAAGCTCCCGCTGCAACTATTGAAGTTTTAGCTAAAGCAATTCTTTCACTTCTTAATAAAGATGACCATCCGATTCAGGTAATCGGAACACGGCATGGTGAAAAGCTTTATGAAACACTACTCAGTCGTGAAGAAATGGCATCAGCGATAGACGAAGGTGAATACTATCGAATACCTCCAGATTTAAGAGATTTAAATTACGGGAAATATGTTGAGGAGGGTGAGAAAGAAATCAGCATTTCTGATGACTATAATTCTCATAATACTCAGCGATTAAACTTGGCTGAGATGAAGAGACTTCTTTTGAAATTGGATTTTATAAAAAATTTAGTAGAAGGTAAACCTTCGGAACCTTGGGACTAA
- a CDS encoding AglZ/HisF2 family acetamidino modification protein: MLRPRIIPCLLIHDGGLVKTQKFANSKYVGDPINAVKIFNEKEADELMVIDIDATRQNRPPEINLLKKLSVESRMPLCYGGGIKTVEQAKEIVSAGIEKVAISSAAIENPGIVSQISREIGSQSIAVVLDIKKKSFSNKYEIWTHNNSINTKLDPIEFSRKFQDQGAGEIIINCIEEDGMMSGFDFPILEKIYGQINIPMTIMGGVGSYTDIKAAIQKFRYIGIGVGSLFVFKGKYRAVLINYPTIKERDELYV; encoded by the coding sequence ATGCTGCGTCCCAGAATCATCCCTTGTTTATTAATCCACGATGGTGGCCTAGTAAAAACTCAGAAGTTTGCTAATTCCAAATATGTCGGAGATCCTATCAATGCAGTAAAGATCTTTAATGAGAAAGAAGCTGATGAATTGATGGTGATCGACATAGACGCTACTAGGCAGAATAGACCTCCAGAAATTAACCTTTTGAAAAAGCTCTCGGTTGAAAGTCGAATGCCTCTGTGTTATGGAGGTGGGATTAAGACAGTTGAACAGGCAAAGGAAATTGTCTCGGCGGGAATAGAAAAAGTGGCAATAAGTTCTGCGGCAATAGAAAACCCTGGTATTGTATCACAAATTTCAAGAGAAATCGGAAGCCAGAGCATCGCAGTTGTTTTAGATATAAAGAAAAAAAGCTTTAGCAATAAATATGAAATTTGGACTCATAACAACTCAATCAATACAAAATTGGATCCAATTGAATTTTCAAGAAAATTCCAAGATCAAGGAGCAGGTGAAATTATCATTAACTGCATTGAAGAGGATGGAATGATGTCAGGATTTGATTTCCCAATACTTGAAAAAATATATGGCCAAATCAATATTCCGATGACGATAATGGGTGGGGTTGGAAGCTATACTGACATTAAAGCTGCGATTCAGAAATTTCGATATATTGGTATTGGTGTTGGTAGTCTTTTTGTTTTTAAAGGGAAATATCGGGCAGTCCTCATCAACTATCCCACAATTAAAGAGAGGGATGAATTATATGTTTAA
- the hisH gene encoding imidazole glycerol phosphate synthase subunit HisH codes for MITIIDYGLGNIQSFQNLYKRLNIETKVANSFEDLTGATKLILPGVGAFDHAIELLEISGMKESIQDLVFNRNTPILGVCVGMQILANSSEEGNKPGLGWIPGRVKKFQFLANSGKLPMPHMGWNDVISSDTRSDLFQGLQGDSRFYFLHSYFYECENESDISAKTEYGVSFSCAIQRNNIYGVQFHPEKSHHYGERLLLNFALLPDA; via the coding sequence ATGATTACGATTATCGATTATGGATTGGGAAATATTCAGTCTTTTCAAAATCTTTACAAGAGATTGAATATTGAAACAAAAGTTGCTAATTCTTTTGAAGATTTGACTGGTGCAACGAAATTAATTTTGCCAGGAGTTGGTGCATTTGATCATGCTATAGAGTTATTAGAAATTTCAGGAATGAAAGAGTCTATTCAAGACCTGGTGTTTAACCGAAATACTCCGATTTTAGGTGTCTGTGTAGGAATGCAAATTCTTGCAAATTCCAGTGAAGAGGGTAATAAACCTGGACTTGGTTGGATTCCCGGTAGGGTAAAGAAGTTTCAATTTCTGGCCAATTCTGGGAAATTACCTATGCCTCATATGGGCTGGAACGATGTTATATCTTCTGACACAAGGTCAGATTTATTTCAAGGATTGCAGGGGGACTCAAGATTTTACTTTTTGCATTCTTATTTTTACGAATGTGAAAATGAAAGTGATATTTCTGCAAAGACAGAGTATGGAGTATCTTTTAGTTGTGCTATCCAAAGAAATAATATTTACGGTGTCCAGTTCCATCCGGAAAAAAGTCATCATTATGGTGAGCGTCTTCTCTTAAATTTTGCTCTGTTACCTGATGCATAA
- a CDS encoding N-acetyl sugar amidotransferase codes for MTQNTKSYQICTKTVIDSNLPDVSFDGHGISSVYWDFEKNVKPNWFPNEEGKRQLRVYVEEIKKHSKGKDFDCILGLSGGVDSSYMLHTMVKEYGLRPLVFHVDGGWNTEMAVSNIHNLVDKLNLDLFTEVINWNEMKDFQLAWFKSGVPHIDIPQDHAFGAVLYKFSNKHKIKYILNGGNIATECVIMPYLYYYWGTDLVHIRDIIKRFGTIPMKTYPFSSVYNHKIYQKFIKGMKVMKPLNFMPYTKKMAVDILEKEYGWKSYGQKHFESRFTRFYEGYWLTTRFNFDVRRNQLSSLILTGQMQREEALEILKNPPFNPETIQEDFDFIATKLGISSDELNHYLNMEKRFYWDYKNDHRKLKIIEKIVEFLHLGRRGGAF; via the coding sequence ATGACTCAAAATACTAAATCTTATCAAATTTGTACAAAAACCGTAATCGACTCGAATCTTCCTGATGTTTCATTTGATGGGCATGGGATTTCTAGTGTATATTGGGATTTCGAAAAAAACGTAAAACCGAATTGGTTTCCAAACGAAGAAGGGAAACGGCAATTACGAGTATACGTAGAAGAAATAAAAAAGCATTCTAAAGGCAAAGACTTTGATTGTATTTTGGGACTGAGTGGTGGTGTTGATAGTTCCTATATGTTACATACTATGGTAAAAGAGTATGGGTTGAGGCCATTGGTTTTCCATGTAGATGGTGGTTGGAACACTGAAATGGCGGTAAGCAATATTCATAACTTGGTTGATAAGCTAAATTTAGATTTATTTACAGAAGTTATTAATTGGAATGAAATGAAGGATTTTCAGCTTGCTTGGTTCAAATCAGGCGTTCCTCACATTGATATACCGCAAGATCATGCCTTTGGAGCCGTTTTATATAAGTTTTCAAATAAACATAAAATAAAATATATTTTGAATGGTGGAAATATTGCAACAGAATGTGTCATCATGCCCTATCTCTATTATTATTGGGGTACGGATTTAGTTCACATCCGAGATATTATCAAACGGTTTGGAACTATTCCGATGAAAACATATCCATTTAGTAGTGTTTACAATCATAAAATATATCAGAAATTCATCAAAGGTATGAAAGTGATGAAGCCATTGAATTTTATGCCTTATACTAAAAAAATGGCCGTTGATATTTTGGAAAAAGAATATGGCTGGAAATCATATGGTCAGAAACACTTTGAATCCAGGTTCACAAGATTTTACGAAGGTTATTGGTTAACAACTCGTTTCAATTTTGACGTTAGAAGAAATCAGCTTTCTAGTTTAATCCTTACAGGACAAATGCAGCGAGAAGAGGCATTGGAGATTTTAAAAAATCCACCTTTTAATCCTGAAACCATTCAAGAAGATTTTGATTTTATTGCAACAAAGTTAGGAATTTCTTCAGATGAGTTAAATCATTATCTAAATATGGAAAAAAGGTTTTATTGGGATTACAAGAACGATCATAGAAAATTGAAAATCATCGAAAAAATTGTAGAGTTCCTTCACTTAGGTCGGCGTGGTGGAGCATTTTAA
- a CDS encoding glycosyltransferase — protein MIIGIDASRNKSGGAITHIIGILNSFDVDKHKIEKIHIWSYQKLLDQIPDAPWLKKHSPRFLSFNLIFQLFWQRFLLHREAKKVGCDIMFDSDAGSISKFKPFITMSQDLLNFEKDSLKYYKFGIARIRLFFLYYIQIASFRNSVGTIFLTNYSSKVIQNHTGDLKNYRIIPHGIDDAFGKIHKLKENLSDSEIKILYISPIQEYKNHINVIKAVNVLRSNYPKVSITFAGKIDGDFGRSVMEFSRSIDSSLAFINFVGNIRHDELPTFTKEFDIIVFASSVENMPITLIESMRLGMPIACSDRGPMPEVLKDAGIYFDPDRPDSIEAAIRLLIDNNHLRTSLAKKAREYSLEYTWERCSFETFSFLCDSV, from the coding sequence GTGATTATAGGAATTGATGCCTCCAGGAATAAATCAGGTGGAGCTATAACGCATATTATTGGGATTTTAAATTCTTTTGATGTGGATAAGCATAAAATAGAAAAAATCCATATATGGTCCTACCAGAAACTTTTAGACCAAATACCCGATGCACCTTGGCTGAAAAAACATAGTCCTAGATTTTTAAGTTTTAATCTAATCTTTCAGCTTTTTTGGCAGCGATTCTTGCTACATCGGGAAGCAAAGAAGGTAGGTTGTGATATAATGTTTGATTCAGATGCTGGATCTATTTCAAAATTTAAACCATTTATAACTATGAGTCAAGATCTATTAAACTTTGAGAAAGACTCTCTAAAATATTACAAGTTTGGTATCGCTAGGATTAGGCTTTTTTTCTTATATTATATTCAGATAGCATCATTCAGAAACTCAGTAGGAACTATTTTTTTAACTAACTACTCAAGTAAGGTAATACAAAATCATACTGGTGATTTGAAAAATTACAGAATAATTCCACATGGAATTGATGATGCATTTGGTAAAATCCATAAATTAAAAGAAAATCTATCTGATTCAGAAATTAAAATTCTTTATATTTCTCCTATTCAAGAATATAAAAATCATATTAATGTGATTAAGGCAGTAAATGTCCTGAGATCAAATTACCCGAAAGTATCAATTACTTTTGCGGGGAAAATAGATGGAGACTTTGGGAGAAGTGTAATGGAATTTTCTCGAAGTATTGATTCTTCTTTAGCATTTATTAATTTCGTTGGAAATATTCGACATGATGAATTACCAACTTTTACAAAAGAATTCGATATTATAGTTTTTGCTTCCAGTGTTGAGAACATGCCGATAACTTTGATTGAATCAATGAGGTTGGGTATGCCCATTGCATGCTCAGATCGAGGTCCTATGCCTGAAGTACTTAAAGATGCTGGGATATATTTTGATCCTGATCGGCCGGATTCAATCGAGGCAGCAATTCGATTATTAATTGATAACAATCATCTTCGGACCAGCTTAGCTAAAAAAGCCAGGGAATATTCGTTAGAGTATACTTGGGAAAGATGTTCTTTTGAAACTTTTTCATTCTTGTGTGATTCCGTCTAA
- a CDS encoding polysaccharide deacetylase family protein, whose amino-acid sequence MVRYLKTHLKKFFEFCLGTETFTFLASLFYYRWIFPYVQVVTYHDTPSGDFNSFREQLIWYQKNYVNCDMESLEALLNKGIWKDKKPGLVISFDDGLKSNFDIALPLLEEFGFTGWLMVPSGLVDLDPDKQKHFCEENLIGFTPNHLEKRIGMSWQEIKDARKRGHVVTCHSMNHKRLADTLSPLEIDSEIKKSKNLLEKNLLEDVDTFTWVGGEEWSYGFDAFRKMIEVGYKYIFCTNCKPISSFNDPYFLERYHVESWANKKQLRFILKSGIYEVLYFFKRKRLKKKLYNR is encoded by the coding sequence ATGGTTCGATATTTAAAAACACATCTTAAAAAGTTTTTCGAATTCTGTTTAGGTACGGAAACCTTCACATTTCTTGCTAGTCTTTTCTATTATCGATGGATTTTTCCTTATGTGCAAGTCGTAACATATCATGACACTCCTAGTGGTGATTTTAATTCATTTCGCGAGCAATTGATTTGGTATCAGAAAAATTATGTAAATTGTGATATGGAATCTCTAGAGGCTCTTTTAAATAAGGGAATCTGGAAAGATAAGAAACCTGGTTTGGTTATTTCTTTTGACGATGGATTAAAGTCAAATTTTGATATAGCTTTACCTTTACTAGAAGAGTTTGGGTTTACAGGTTGGCTTATGGTTCCATCTGGCCTCGTTGATTTGGATCCAGACAAACAAAAGCATTTTTGTGAGGAGAATCTGATCGGCTTTACTCCCAATCACTTGGAAAAGAGAATCGGAATGTCATGGCAAGAAATCAAAGATGCAAGAAAACGAGGGCATGTAGTTACATGTCATTCAATGAATCATAAAAGATTGGCAGACACTCTTTCTCCGCTTGAAATTGATTCTGAGATAAAAAAATCGAAAAACCTGCTAGAGAAGAATCTTCTTGAAGATGTCGATACGTTTACTTGGGTTGGTGGTGAGGAGTGGTCATATGGTTTTGATGCTTTTCGTAAAATGATTGAAGTAGGTTATAAGTATATTTTTTGTACAAATTGTAAGCCAATATCGTCTTTCAACGATCCATACTTTTTAGAACGCTACCATGTCGAATCTTGGGCAAATAAGAAGCAGCTTCGATTTATTCTGAAATCAGGAATCTACGAAGTCCTATACTTTTTTAAAAGGAAGCGGCTGAAGAAAAAACTTTATAATCGATGA
- a CDS encoding peptidoglycan bridge formation glycyltransferase FemA/FemB family protein translates to MLNHRITHSPLPKLLDLIRILFDYGVQDSNLLHLWKGSYDFSFWFFRSAWSLYVIAIWRKQLSKREKLTFWVPDYFCNESLFLLRKLNVRFFFYPVDENGCPSTTKISEIALEDKPDIFLLVHYFGQPAASEEAVAICKASGAWLVEDAAHVLRPIPGVGQCGDCVIYSPHKHIAIPDGALMLIRKEGPAGLEEGSVKILDGIVANLKREHNKFSLHSIIWLLKRILQKFGIRNKNIFLSFSRDALPAETFTFPFEMSFLAKRLMKYEQMRINEIEKCREEFTKNWKSVIENMSASAEGSLVPANFSRYLAGFSFSDKASAEKVYTDLNRSGLPALTWPDLSPEVTCDPENFKLACHLRLTRLYLPIHRDVNFRSIGASLKKIRKTILARWEIKRIESQEIWESYWLNCPNKNLTQTWEYGSSKADAESWNVVRFLVLEDGVPTALFQVLVKKIPVFGIGVARINRGPLMLRGEGNFKNRLALNALMVMTRESFRRRWWMLQVAPELPPDNEIETQLYQMGFRKRLNYPADSAILSLTDDEDKLLMKLDGKWRNCLRKGQKLQVKIHTDIGANRHLDLLLQLYKEQQMSKGFDGMSEQMLIALVNNQSTSFRFNLFLASDSEIISATSILGALVTLQFGNTSEYLIGITNEKGRIAQANSVLLWDAIIHAKQNGSIRFDLGGLAENTPKGIANFKRGLNAESYHLTGEWRKWF, encoded by the coding sequence ATGCTTAATCATCGCATCACTCACTCACCTTTGCCGAAATTATTAGATCTGATAAGGATACTTTTTGATTACGGTGTTCAAGACTCTAACTTATTACATCTTTGGAAGGGATCTTACGACTTTTCTTTTTGGTTTTTTCGCTCGGCTTGGTCTTTATATGTGATTGCTATCTGGAGAAAACAATTAAGTAAAAGGGAGAAACTCACATTCTGGGTTCCTGATTACTTTTGTAATGAGTCTCTCTTTCTTCTGAGAAAATTGAATGTCCGATTTTTCTTTTATCCGGTTGATGAGAACGGGTGTCCTTCCACCACCAAAATTTCTGAAATAGCACTTGAGGACAAACCTGATATTTTTTTGCTTGTTCATTATTTTGGCCAGCCAGCGGCAAGTGAGGAAGCTGTTGCCATTTGCAAGGCAAGTGGTGCGTGGTTAGTTGAGGATGCTGCTCATGTTTTGCGTCCGATACCAGGTGTTGGTCAGTGTGGAGACTGTGTAATTTATAGTCCGCACAAACATATTGCTATTCCAGATGGTGCTTTGATGTTAATCCGAAAGGAAGGTCCAGCAGGGTTAGAAGAGGGTTCAGTAAAAATTTTAGATGGAATTGTGGCGAATCTCAAACGAGAACATAACAAATTTTCATTGCATAGTATTATCTGGTTGTTAAAGAGGATTTTGCAGAAGTTTGGTATTCGGAACAAAAATATCTTCTTATCTTTTTCTCGTGATGCCCTTCCGGCCGAAACCTTTACTTTTCCTTTTGAAATGAGTTTTTTAGCAAAGCGATTAATGAAATATGAGCAAATGCGAATTAATGAAATAGAAAAATGCCGGGAAGAGTTTACAAAGAACTGGAAATCTGTAATAGAGAATATGAGTGCGTCGGCTGAAGGCAGTTTAGTCCCAGCAAATTTTTCTAGATATTTGGCAGGCTTTTCTTTTTCTGATAAAGCTAGTGCAGAAAAGGTTTATACTGATTTAAACCGCTCTGGTCTTCCTGCTTTAACTTGGCCAGATTTATCACCTGAGGTCACTTGCGATCCAGAGAATTTTAAACTAGCTTGTCATTTGCGACTGACCAGACTCTATCTTCCCATTCACAGAGATGTAAATTTTAGGAGTATTGGCGCCAGTTTGAAAAAAATAAGAAAAACAATTCTCGCAAGATGGGAAATAAAAAGAATAGAATCTCAAGAAATTTGGGAAAGTTATTGGTTGAATTGTCCGAACAAAAACTTGACTCAAACATGGGAATACGGTTCTAGTAAGGCCGATGCAGAGAGCTGGAATGTTGTGCGCTTTCTTGTTTTAGAGGATGGGGTGCCAACTGCACTGTTTCAGGTTCTCGTAAAAAAAATTCCTGTGTTTGGTATTGGAGTAGCAAGGATCAATCGAGGACCTTTGATGTTGCGAGGTGAAGGAAACTTCAAAAATAGACTGGCATTAAATGCTCTTATGGTCATGACGAGAGAATCATTCCGCCGTCGTTGGTGGATGTTACAAGTTGCACCTGAATTGCCTCCAGATAATGAAATTGAAACACAGCTTTATCAGATGGGTTTTCGTAAAAGACTAAATTATCCTGCCGATTCCGCAATATTATCTCTAACTGATGATGAGGATAAATTGCTAATGAAGTTAGATGGTAAATGGAGAAATTGTCTTCGCAAGGGACAGAAACTCCAAGTAAAAATTCACACCGATATAGGTGCAAATCGACATTTAGATTTATTGCTGCAACTTTACAAAGAACAGCAAATGAGTAAAGGTTTCGATGGTATGTCCGAACAAATGTTAATCGCTCTAGTAAATAATCAAAGCACTTCTTTTAGGTTTAATTTATTCTTAGCTAGTGATTCTGAAATTATTAGCGCAACATCCATTTTGGGAGCTTTAGTGACTCTTCAATTTGGTAATACTTCAGAATATCTCATAGGAATTACAAACGAGAAAGGACGTATAGCTCAAGCAAATTCCGTTCTTCTTTGGGATGCGATAATTCATGCAAAACAAAATGGAAGTATTCGATTTGATCTTGGTGGACTTGCGGAAAATACCCCTAAAGGGATCGCAAATTTTAAGCGAGGGTTAAATGCTGAATCCTATCACTTAACTGGCGAGTGGAGAAAATGGTTTTAG
- a CDS encoding glycosyltransferase family 2 protein, producing the protein MPFFSVVIPTYNRAEKLKLTIESVLRQTYGNFELLIMDDGSTDHTESVVNDFKDTRIHYHWAPNSGGPATPRNRGILKAAAPWITFLDADDLWYPNRLFEIEKSITKNSEIDVFSHNEMLTTPDNQEKRLLQYGPYESDFYRVLLTKGNRLSTSATTIRTSFLIQNELRFNESPDYVIIEDYDLWLRMAFLNAKFLFIQEALGEYIIEDDNISNSIEKIDKNQRNMMREHVYNIQQFDSDRDKLWQDVCLRLDFEKFRSYLRSGKTFQGIQLMLRSLFFNPISFTRIIAVKLTVKLSGVP; encoded by the coding sequence ATGCCTTTTTTTAGTGTTGTTATTCCTACTTATAACCGAGCTGAAAAGTTAAAGCTGACAATAGAATCTGTTCTTAGGCAGACCTATGGAAATTTTGAACTTTTGATAATGGACGATGGTTCAACAGATCATACTGAATCGGTTGTAAACGATTTTAAGGATACTCGTATCCATTATCACTGGGCACCAAATTCGGGGGGCCCTGCCACTCCTAGAAACCGAGGTATTCTGAAAGCTGCCGCTCCATGGATTACATTTCTAGATGCCGATGATTTATGGTATCCAAATAGACTTTTTGAAATAGAAAAATCTATAACCAAGAACTCAGAGATAGATGTATTTTCTCATAACGAAATGTTAACTACTCCTGACAACCAAGAGAAAAGGCTCTTACAATACGGACCTTACGAGTCTGATTTTTATCGTGTTCTCCTGACAAAAGGAAACAGGCTTTCAACATCTGCTACTACAATACGAACAAGCTTTCTGATTCAAAACGAATTGCGGTTTAATGAATCTCCTGATTATGTAATTATTGAGGATTATGATCTTTGGCTTCGTATGGCATTTCTAAATGCAAAGTTTTTATTTATTCAAGAAGCACTTGGTGAATATATTATCGAGGATGATAATATCTCTAATTCCATTGAAAAAATCGATAAAAATCAGCGCAATATGATGCGTGAGCATGTTTATAATATTCAACAATTTGATTCTGATCGTGATAAATTATGGCAAGATGTTTGTCTCCGTCTTGATTTTGAGAAGTTTAGGAGTTATTTGCGTTCCGGTAAAACTTTTCAAGGAATTCAATTGATGCTGAGATCATTATTTTTTAATCCAATTTCTTTTACTCGAATTATAGCCGTTAAATTAACAGTAAAGTTGTCTGGAGTTCCCTGA
- a CDS encoding class I SAM-dependent methyltransferase, whose product MTEIKLLFASLLNDEEKIKEITHWLRVMDRPNGWHYDLDHVWILKELEKAGILPGSTILDAGAGQGIMQYLLASRGYNVISLDFSPRTPPPRSKGIFKIYGEGNVEISYHHPYMKFINFNSKQSEKLLNHLKWKKFKKLPELPGRIIRKINSYIQYLFERLFKNHMKYGTIRYLRAPFHDVPIESGSVDAVISVSAIEHSDIELFNDNIKSLSRLIKQGGLMLLTTSATEDKDNHYDEKVSGWCFSIDSLVSYFPGSTVDFDSKACSDSLLGSNVFMKRLDPYYYLDPNSPFYRKKFQKLPYLPVGIKLVK is encoded by the coding sequence ATGACTGAAATAAAATTACTCTTTGCATCTTTGCTAAATGATGAAGAAAAAATAAAAGAGATTACCCATTGGTTGAGAGTAATGGATCGGCCCAATGGTTGGCATTATGATTTGGATCATGTATGGATATTGAAAGAATTAGAAAAAGCAGGTATTCTTCCTGGTAGTACTATTTTGGATGCTGGAGCTGGCCAGGGTATAATGCAGTATTTGCTTGCTTCTAGAGGATATAATGTAATCAGTCTAGATTTTTCTCCTAGAACACCTCCGCCTCGCTCTAAAGGGATTTTTAAAATTTATGGAGAGGGAAATGTAGAAATTTCTTATCATCACCCTTACATGAAATTTATTAACTTTAATAGCAAACAGAGTGAGAAGTTACTGAATCATTTAAAATGGAAAAAATTCAAAAAACTGCCAGAGTTACCGGGTCGCATCATTCGAAAAATAAATTCATACATTCAATATCTTTTTGAAAGATTATTCAAAAATCATATGAAATATGGAACGATTCGCTATCTCAGAGCTCCATTTCATGACGTACCTATTGAGTCTGGATCGGTAGACGCGGTGATTTCCGTCTCTGCTATTGAACATTCTGATATTGAACTCTTCAACGATAATATAAAATCATTGTCCCGTCTCATTAAGCAAGGAGGTCTTATGTTGCTGACTACTAGCGCGACGGAAGATAAAGATAATCATTATGATGAGAAGGTATCTGGTTGGTGTTTTTCCATCGATTCTCTGGTTTCGTATTTTCCTGGAAGTACAGTTGACTTTGATAGTAAAGCCTGTTCAGATTCCTTGCTTGGTTCTAATGTTTTTATGAAGCGACTTGATCCTTACTATTATCTTGACCCCAATTCACCGTTTTATCGTAAAAAATTTCAAAAATTGCCGTATCTTCCAGTGGGAATTAAGTTAGTAAAATAG
- a CDS encoding cytidylyltransferase domain-containing protein, whose protein sequence is MIALLPMKGHSERVPKKNVRLMNGKPLFFYIADTLKATNLFEQLAINTDSEEINELAISEYGTWVKIIERPVDLIGDFVSMNAIIDYDISLLGIDHDYFQTHSTNPLLKKDTVLAAVDQYRQGKSEKKLDSLFSVNAIQTRLYDKHLSPLNHNPLILTRTQDLDVIYEENSNFYVFSGQSFLQNKHRIGCKPEPYVMARNSIECIDIDDIADWDLAETIMKNRKNDD, encoded by the coding sequence ATGATTGCTTTATTGCCGATGAAAGGACATTCTGAAAGGGTTCCAAAAAAGAATGTCCGTTTAATGAATGGTAAACCTCTTTTTTTCTATATAGCAGATACCCTTAAAGCGACAAATTTATTTGAACAACTTGCAATCAATACTGATAGCGAAGAAATTAACGAACTTGCGATAAGTGAATATGGAACTTGGGTAAAGATAATAGAAAGACCGGTTGATCTCATCGGTGATTTTGTTTCTATGAATGCTATTATTGATTATGACATTTCATTGTTAGGTATTGATCATGACTACTTTCAAACTCATAGTACAAATCCACTTCTGAAAAAAGATACTGTGCTCGCAGCAGTTGATCAATATAGGCAGGGAAAGTCGGAAAAGAAACTCGATAGTTTGTTTTCTGTTAATGCGATTCAAACTCGCCTTTATGATAAACACTTGTCGCCTTTAAATCATAATCCACTAATATTAACTCGTACTCAGGATTTAGATGTTATATACGAAGAAAATTCAAATTTTTACGTTTTTTCTGGGCAAAGTTTTTTGCAAAACAAACATCGAATTGGTTGTAAACCAGAACCCTATGTTATGGCTCGAAATTCTATAGAATGTATTGATATCGACGATATCGCAGATTGGGACTTAGCAGAGACAATAATGAAGAACAGGAAAAATGATGACTGA